TATTTTCGAAGGAGACTCCTGACATGACCAGTCAGATAAAAACCGTTTTACTCTTGGGTCTACTCACCGGCCTGCTCATGCTTTTGGGCGGTGCCATGGGTGGACGAGCCGGTTTGTTTTTGGCGTTCGGATTTGCCATGATCATGAACGTGGGCAGCTACTGGTATTCCGATACAATCGTTCTCAAGATGTACAAGGCGCAGGAACTGTCCCCCGGAGACGCTCCTCATATCCACCGGGTTGTGGAAGAAATGGCACAGGCTGCCGGTATCCCCAAGCCCCGTATTTTTCTTGTTCCGCAAGACGCACCCAACGCCTTTGCGACCGGACGCAACCCTGAAAACGCGGTCGTGGCCGTCACTCGGGGCATCGTCAACATACTCAACCCCGACGAACTCAAAGGCGTTCTGGCGCACGAATTGGGACACATCGCCAATCGCGACATCCTGATCCAGACCATCGCCGCTGTTCTGGCCGGTGCCATCGTCTTCATTGCCAACATGTTGCAATGGACCGCCATCTTCGGCGGTTTTTCCAGAGACGATGATGAAGGGGGCAGTCCTCTCGCAGCACTGGCCATGGCGTTTCTCGCCCCGGTTGCCGCAGGACTGATCCAGATGGCCATTTCCCGCTCACGCGAATATCTGGCCGATGCCACCGGCGCACGACTGGCCCAGAACCCCCTGCATCTGGCTGGTGCGCTCGCCAAGCTGGACGCGGCTTCCCGTCAGGTGCCCCTGAAAGGCAACCCGGCCACGGAAAACATGTTTATCGTCAACCCCTTTGCCGGACGCCGGGCCATGTCCCTGTTCGCGACCCACCCGCCCATCGAGGATCGCATCGCCCGGCTTCGAGCCATGGCAGGAGCCACTCGCTAATGCACAAATACCTCGTCCCACTCTTTCTGTGTGTCTGCGTCTTCATGGCAGGCCCGGCCTTCGCAAAGAATGATCGCCGAACCCCGGTGGTCAGGGCCGTCGAGGCTGTCAGCCCGTCCGTGGTCAACATCACCGTGGTTAAAAAGAAAAGTGGTGGCGGCCGGTCTCCTTTTGGCGATCCATTTTTCGATCAGTTTTTCAAGGATTTCTCCGGCAATCGACGACAACGTGAATCCCAAAGTATCGGTTCCGGCGTCATCATCGACGGCAAAAAGGCCTTGGTCCTGACCAATGCGCACGTTGTGGCTTCGGGCGGGAAAATCACGGTCCGCCTCAATGATGGACGAGAATTCACGGCACAGCTCGTGGGTTCAGACACGGATTTCGATCTGGCGGTGCTCAAACTGGACAAGGCATCCCGATTGCCACAGGTGGCCATGGGAAATTCCGGTGACATCTTCATCGGCGAAACCGTCATCGCCATCGGCAATCCCTTTGGCTACTCCCACACCGTGACCACTGGCGTGGTCTCCGCCCTGAATCGCCCCATGCGCATCAACAAGGGCGCATTCGGCAGCTTCATTCAGACTGACGCAGCCATCAATCCCGGCAACTCCGGCGGGCCACTCCTGAATATCGACGGAGAATTGATCGGCATCAACACCGCCATCCAGGCACGCGCCGAAGGGATCGGGTTCGCCATTCCCATCAACAAGGCCAAATTCGTGATCGCCGAACTGTTGGACTCCGGCCATGTTTCACCGATCTGGCTCGGCCTGTTCGGGCAAGACATCGACCAGGCTGCGGCCCGGTATTTCAACCTGAAAAGTCTGAAAGGGGTCCTTATTTCCGAAGTCTATCCCGATACCCCGGCTTCAAAGGCCGGAATCAGGGCGGCGGACATCATCCTGGCTGTCAACGGACAG
This Pseudodesulfovibrio sp. JC047 DNA region includes the following protein-coding sequences:
- a CDS encoding trypsin-like peptidase domain-containing protein; translated protein: MHKYLVPLFLCVCVFMAGPAFAKNDRRTPVVRAVEAVSPSVVNITVVKKKSGGGRSPFGDPFFDQFFKDFSGNRRQRESQSIGSGVIIDGKKALVLTNAHVVASGGKITVRLNDGREFTAQLVGSDTDFDLAVLKLDKASRLPQVAMGNSGDIFIGETVIAIGNPFGYSHTVTTGVVSALNRPMRINKGAFGSFIQTDAAINPGNSGGPLLNIDGELIGINTAIQARAEGIGFAIPINKAKFVIAELLDSGHVSPIWLGLFGQDIDQAAARYFNLKSLKGVLISEVYPDTPASKAGIRAADIILAVNGQPLANKDDYLTRLFGTTKSEPLTLTILRNEKQFRKTLKPHVLDKRMALDLVRTRWGFELADRAQGSGAEVTTVVPGSAAAQLGLQTGDIIHQIGNRQLQSGIDLLSAFLRNRMQKTILMRVQRGRNLYNVRMTL
- a CDS encoding zinc metalloprotease HtpX, with translation MTSQIKTVLLLGLLTGLLMLLGGAMGGRAGLFLAFGFAMIMNVGSYWYSDTIVLKMYKAQELSPGDAPHIHRVVEEMAQAAGIPKPRIFLVPQDAPNAFATGRNPENAVVAVTRGIVNILNPDELKGVLAHELGHIANRDILIQTIAAVLAGAIVFIANMLQWTAIFGGFSRDDDEGGSPLAALAMAFLAPVAAGLIQMAISRSREYLADATGARLAQNPLHLAGALAKLDAASRQVPLKGNPATENMFIVNPFAGRRAMSLFATHPPIEDRIARLRAMAGATR